In the Azospirillum ramasamyi genome, one interval contains:
- the metW gene encoding methionine biosynthesis protein MetW has translation MVDIRDDLKLIAEMVEPNSRVLDVGCGDGALLDYLTHAKNVDGRGIELSMDGVRQCVAHGLSVIQGDAETDLKDYPADAFDYVILGQTLQAMRQPRDVLQMMCRIGRRAIVSVPNFGYWRVRLQLLLTGRMPVTEKLGYQWWETPNIHFCTLRDFVVLTEEMGITIEQTRILDHAGRVTSHAHSGFANLLGEQGVFLLKRNGG, from the coding sequence ATGGTGGACATTCGCGACGACCTGAAGCTGATCGCCGAGATGGTGGAGCCGAACAGCCGCGTGCTGGACGTCGGCTGCGGCGACGGCGCCCTGCTGGACTATCTGACCCACGCCAAGAACGTCGACGGGCGCGGCATCGAACTCAGCATGGACGGCGTGCGGCAATGCGTGGCGCATGGCCTGTCGGTGATCCAGGGCGATGCAGAGACCGACCTGAAGGACTATCCGGCCGACGCCTTCGACTATGTCATCCTGGGCCAGACGCTCCAGGCGATGCGGCAGCCGCGCGACGTGCTGCAGATGATGTGCCGCATCGGCCGCCGCGCCATCGTGTCGGTCCCCAATTTCGGCTATTGGCGGGTGCGGCTGCAGCTGTTGCTGACCGGCCGCATGCCGGTGACGGAAAAGCTGGGCTACCAGTGGTGGGAAACGCCCAACATCCATTTCTGCACGCTGCGCGACTTCGTGGTGCTGACCGAGGAAATGGGCATCACCATCGAACAGACCCGCATCCTCGACCATGCCGGCCGGGTCACCAGCCACGCCCATTCCGGCTTC
- the metX gene encoding homoserine O-acetyltransferase MetX, with product MSAPPTAQQPPLVTPSVADSPLMPGKRVRLAVDRPMRLDSGVEIGGFQIAYQTYGTLNADKSNAIFICHALTGDHFVVEKHPVTGKPGWWEMLVGPGKPVDTDRYFVICSNVLGGCLGSTGPKDIDPATGQPYGLSFPVVTIGDMVRAQKLLVEHLGIEQLFCVIGGSMGGMQVLQWAVAYPESVFAAVPIATAARHSAQNIAFHEVGRQAIMADPNWRGGNYLLEGTKPEAGLAVARMAAHITYLSEAALHRKFGRNLQDRKAVTYGFDADFQVESYLRYQGAAFVERFDANSYLYITRAMDYFDLAADAGGTLANAFRPGGRTTPVRFCLASFSSDWLFPTSESRAIVHALNAVAANVSFVEIETDKGHDAFLLDEPEFHQVIHGFLEGCAEHRGLSVRRRAR from the coding sequence ATGTCCGCGCCCCCCACCGCGCAGCAGCCCCCCCTGGTCACCCCCTCGGTCGCCGACAGCCCCCTCATGCCGGGCAAGCGCGTGCGTCTGGCGGTGGACCGGCCGATGCGGCTGGACAGCGGGGTGGAGATCGGCGGCTTCCAGATCGCCTACCAGACCTACGGCACGCTGAACGCCGACAAGTCCAACGCGATCTTCATCTGCCACGCCCTGACCGGCGACCATTTCGTGGTGGAGAAGCATCCCGTCACCGGCAAGCCCGGCTGGTGGGAAATGCTGGTCGGCCCCGGCAAGCCGGTGGACACCGACCGCTATTTCGTCATCTGCTCCAACGTGCTGGGCGGCTGCCTGGGCAGCACCGGGCCGAAGGACATCGATCCCGCCACCGGCCAGCCCTATGGCCTGTCCTTCCCGGTCGTCACCATCGGCGACATGGTGCGGGCGCAGAAGCTGCTGGTCGAGCATCTGGGCATCGAGCAGCTGTTCTGCGTCATCGGCGGCTCGATGGGCGGCATGCAGGTGCTGCAATGGGCGGTGGCCTATCCCGAATCGGTGTTCGCGGCGGTGCCCATCGCCACGGCGGCCCGCCATTCGGCGCAGAACATCGCCTTCCATGAGGTCGGGCGCCAGGCGATCATGGCCGATCCGAACTGGCGCGGCGGCAACTACCTGCTGGAGGGCACCAAGCCGGAAGCCGGCCTCGCCGTCGCCCGCATGGCCGCCCACATCACCTACCTGTCGGAAGCGGCGCTGCACCGCAAGTTCGGCCGCAACCTGCAGGACCGCAAGGCGGTCACCTATGGCTTCGACGCCGATTTCCAGGTGGAAAGCTACCTGCGCTACCAGGGTGCGGCCTTCGTCGAACGGTTCGACGCCAACTCCTACCTCTACATCACGCGGGCGATGGATTACTTCGACCTCGCCGCCGATGCCGGGGGCACGCTGGCGAACGCCTTCCGGCCGGGGGGCAGGACGACGCCGGTGCGCTTCTGCCTTGCCAGCTTCTCCAGCGACTGGCTGTTCCCGACCTCGGAATCGCGGGCCATCGTGCATGCGCTGAACGCCGTCGCCGCCAATGTCAGCTTCGTGGAGATCGAGACCGACAAGGGCCACGACGCCTTCCTGCTGGACGAGCCGGAGTTCCATCAGGTCATCCACGGCTTCCTGGAGGGCTGCGCCGAGCATCGCGGCCTGTCCGTCCGCCGCCGCGCGCGCTGA
- the pheA gene encoding chorismate mutase, with the protein MAPARTPLDDLRREIDQIDDAIHDLLMRRAAVVERIGAAKGNGAAENGAQPVYLRPAREATILRRLMARHAGTFPAQVVARIWREMITAFTRMQGPFAVAVYAPEDRRGFWDVARDHFGGFVPMTAVNTPAAALRAVSEGTATVAVVPYPADDDSDPWWRFLVSADAGRPQVVARLPFGGRGNARGENRDALAIAAVPHEPTGDDRTLLSIEIGGDLSRGRLKDMLEACGLPPVSFCTWHPAGHAIGMSGGGPSVHLVEVSDFVGQADPRLAMLLERSGDIPVRVNVVGGYAVPLALG; encoded by the coding sequence ATGGCCCCCGCCCGGACCCCGCTCGACGATTTGCGCCGCGAGATCGACCAGATCGACGACGCGATCCATGACCTGCTGATGCGCCGCGCCGCCGTGGTGGAACGCATCGGGGCGGCGAAAGGCAATGGCGCCGCGGAAAACGGCGCGCAGCCCGTCTATCTGCGCCCGGCGCGGGAGGCGACGATCCTGCGGCGCCTGATGGCCCGTCATGCCGGCACCTTCCCGGCCCAGGTCGTCGCCCGCATCTGGCGCGAGATGATCACCGCCTTCACCCGCATGCAGGGCCCCTTCGCCGTCGCCGTCTATGCGCCGGAGGACCGCCGCGGCTTCTGGGACGTCGCCCGCGACCATTTCGGCGGCTTCGTGCCGATGACCGCCGTCAACACCCCGGCCGCCGCGCTCCGCGCCGTGTCGGAGGGGACGGCCACCGTCGCCGTGGTGCCCTATCCGGCCGACGACGATTCGGATCCCTGGTGGCGCTTCCTGGTGTCGGCCGACGCCGGCCGGCCGCAGGTGGTGGCGCGGCTGCCCTTCGGCGGGCGCGGCAACGCCCGCGGCGAGAACCGCGACGCGCTGGCCATCGCCGCCGTCCCGCACGAGCCGACCGGCGACGACCGCACGCTGCTGAGCATCGAGATCGGCGGCGATCTCAGCCGCGGCCGGCTGAAGGACATGCTGGAGGCCTGCGGCCTGCCGCCGGTCAGCTTCTGCACCTGGCATCCGGCCGGCCACGCCATCGGGATGAGCGGCGGCGGACCGTCGGTCCATCTGGTGGAGGTTTCCGATTTCGTCGGTCAGGCCGATCCCCGCCTCGCCA